A part of Mycolicibacterium sp. TUM20985 genomic DNA contains:
- a CDS encoding enoyl-CoA hydratase/isomerase family protein has protein sequence MSTPVEAPELVEESVGGVAVLRLNRPERRNALTGQLIDAVHHALLRAEQDPAVRAVVLTGNGGAFSAGADIKVDRIGAEALLKDHYNPLITAMLTSDLPIIAALDGVVAGAGVSLALACDFRVASPTAYFQLSFVKLGLSPDAGLTWLLPRLVGTARAAELALLGANLPVGDALSWGLVTRLSEPGRHLDDALALAQELASTSSSVGAIKHALRRGAEAELTDQLLFEAELQPRLQERPDFGEALQAFREKRAPVYPPRTVTDRAMRTNATTS, from the coding sequence GTGAGTACCCCGGTCGAAGCTCCTGAGCTAGTCGAGGAGTCCGTAGGTGGTGTTGCGGTCCTGCGGTTGAACAGGCCGGAACGGCGAAATGCCCTGACGGGTCAATTGATCGATGCAGTACACCACGCGTTGCTGCGGGCGGAGCAGGATCCCGCCGTTCGGGCAGTGGTGCTCACCGGCAATGGCGGCGCGTTCAGCGCGGGCGCCGACATCAAAGTAGATCGCATCGGCGCCGAGGCCTTGCTCAAGGACCACTACAACCCTCTGATCACCGCGATGCTGACATCCGACCTGCCGATCATCGCAGCACTGGACGGCGTAGTCGCCGGGGCGGGCGTCTCACTCGCCTTGGCGTGCGACTTCCGAGTAGCGTCGCCGACCGCCTACTTTCAGCTGTCCTTCGTCAAGCTCGGTTTATCGCCTGATGCAGGACTGACATGGTTACTACCCCGCTTGGTGGGCACTGCTCGGGCTGCCGAGCTCGCGCTGCTCGGAGCCAATCTCCCGGTCGGCGACGCCCTGTCGTGGGGCCTGGTGACACGGCTATCGGAGCCCGGCCGCCACCTGGACGACGCCCTGGCCCTGGCACAGGAGCTGGCGTCGACGAGTTCGAGTGTCGGCGCCATCAAACACGCATTGCGTCGTGGGGCCGAGGCCGAGCTGACGGACCAGCTGTTGTTCGAAGCGGAGTTGCAGCCCAGATTGCAGGAGCGACCCGACTTCGGCGAAGCACTCCAGGCGTTTCGGGAGAAGCGCGCACCCGTGTATCCGCCGCGCACCGTCACCGACCGTGCCATGCGCACCAACGCCACGACGTCATGA
- a CDS encoding RES domain-containing protein: MLAYRVFPFDTSAVAGTAGHPEYLHRPQGKGRLDNPRHYDTWYFAASPEAAVGEVFGDITVWGDDMFEFPALPNAPRTLGVFEVPDDVRLLDLDDPRALLARGLRPTQVIARNRAVTQGWALEIFTEQNDLGDRRWDGVRWWSFHRPHWTVFGLWCTTSEPASHRLVNTERLHVGHPAVIDAARTLSKTFL; the protein is encoded by the coding sequence GTGTTGGCCTACCGGGTCTTTCCTTTCGACACGTCCGCGGTCGCGGGCACTGCGGGCCATCCGGAGTATCTGCACCGACCACAAGGCAAGGGTCGGCTCGACAACCCGCGGCACTACGACACCTGGTACTTCGCGGCAAGCCCGGAGGCCGCGGTCGGGGAGGTATTCGGTGACATCACCGTGTGGGGCGATGACATGTTCGAGTTCCCGGCGCTGCCGAACGCACCGCGCACCCTGGGTGTGTTCGAAGTGCCCGACGATGTGCGGCTGCTCGATCTCGACGACCCTCGCGCATTGCTGGCCCGCGGGCTGCGGCCGACCCAAGTGATCGCCCGCAACCGCGCGGTTACCCAAGGGTGGGCACTGGAGATCTTCACCGAGCAGAACGACCTCGGCGACCGCCGCTGGGACGGGGTGCGGTGGTGGTCCTTTCACCGCCCGCACTGGACCGTGTTCGGTCTCTGGTGCACAACAAGCGAACCCGCCAGTCATCGCCTCGTCAACACCGAGCGACTGCACGTCGGCCATCCCGCGGTCATCGACGCCGCGAGGACGCTCAGCAAGACGTTCCTCTGA
- a CDS encoding alpha/beta fold hydrolase yields MTEHLIEVEPGVSIHAQDLGSGDPVVLLHGWALGHEVWDRQVYEFVTSGRRAIAIDLRGHGLSSKPFDGYDVQRLASDVIGVIEGLELEHVTLVGWSLGGLTAFRSAIARPDLFARLVLVCSNGVAASRQPGLPFGAAAADVQDAVLAVELTDRVASREQQIRSTMRKGTSEATIRWLLGLTMRVPSWAGRGCLATVLNTNQVDDAVELGVPLVQILGESDPILSTRAASWLMDHVPVASQVRIPDSGHFPMFENAGPFTDALLAAVGSGDLVPGSSPQPE; encoded by the coding sequence ATGACCGAGCACCTGATCGAGGTCGAGCCCGGGGTTTCGATTCATGCCCAGGATCTGGGTTCGGGTGACCCCGTCGTTCTTCTGCACGGCTGGGCGCTGGGGCACGAGGTGTGGGATCGCCAGGTTTACGAGTTTGTGACGAGCGGACGTCGGGCCATCGCCATCGACCTTCGGGGACATGGCCTTTCGTCGAAACCGTTCGACGGATACGACGTGCAGCGGCTGGCGTCCGACGTCATCGGCGTCATCGAGGGCCTTGAGCTGGAGCACGTCACCCTGGTGGGGTGGTCACTGGGTGGGTTGACCGCCTTCCGCTCGGCCATCGCCAGGCCCGACCTGTTCGCAAGACTGGTGTTGGTCTGCTCGAACGGGGTCGCCGCATCCCGCCAGCCCGGGTTGCCCTTCGGGGCCGCCGCCGCCGACGTCCAAGACGCCGTCCTGGCAGTAGAGCTGACGGATCGCGTTGCGTCACGCGAACAGCAGATCCGCTCGACGATGCGAAAGGGTACCTCGGAGGCCACCATTCGGTGGCTTCTCGGCCTGACGATGCGGGTGCCCTCTTGGGCCGGTCGTGGCTGTTTGGCGACGGTGCTGAACACCAACCAGGTCGACGACGCTGTCGAACTGGGGGTGCCGCTGGTGCAGATCCTCGGTGAGTCAGATCCCATCCTCTCCACCCGCGCGGCGTCGTGGTTGATGGACCACGTACCCGTCGCGAGCCAGGTGAGGATTCCCGACAGCGGACACTTTCCGATGTTCGAGAATGCCGGACCGTTCACCGACGCTCTGCTGGCCGCCGTCGGCTCCGGGGACCTCGTGCCGGGCAGTTCACCGCAGCCCGAGTGA